Proteins co-encoded in one Chitinophagales bacterium genomic window:
- a CDS encoding DUF3857 and transglutaminase domain-containing protein, which translates to MTKQKKISKTFYEVSYLFSMAFCFFFAANMLAQEPSEEAIKHQFPDAKAVFLKQHETLEINYGVDKWNIQRHISEEMFYLENVGQMFSQKSIYYTSFEDIKDLKAYTKVPYAKGKKTLYNEVPVEKIDTKDVMMGGIFYSDHKEKVFTFPAVKEGAITSVSYTEETDEPRLLGAFFFSSYIPVLSSSFTVSVPENIEITYKVLGENTENIHFAEHKKGDIRHYTWTAKNLPKLEREDNAPSTSYYAPHVVVYIKSGTYADQTEEIITDVSGLYKWYNYLVTQTDNGEDTQLQKVVNGLMDGTETEEEKVKKIFQWVQSNIKYVAFEDGLGGFIPRGAGDVCTKKYGDCKDMSNILVKMLDIAGLKAYHTWIGSRDKPYSYYDVPTPIADNHMIAAIELNGEMVFLDATGEYLSFGYPTSMIQGKEALIGIDADNFKIIKVPIIPKEKNVLSETVEVSIEGKDLKGSADSKYIGYKKIFAEYARLRAEADGSSDKFFNAYLQKGTNKFEITKIEESGFYSRNDNIDLKYDFKIPDYVKKAGDKLYVNLNLNRKYSDQDIDLEKRKLDKERDFKQIERATYQLNIPDGYTVEYLPEASSFQDEEFGFDIRYEQKDNMITLHSEVYINHLMLKKSKFEEWNKMIDAISKAYQDVVVLKNMKDNG; encoded by the coding sequence ATGACTAAGCAAAAGAAAATTTCCAAAACCTTTTATGAGGTAAGTTATTTATTTTCAATGGCTTTCTGTTTTTTCTTTGCAGCCAACATGCTTGCTCAAGAGCCTAGTGAAGAAGCCATCAAGCATCAATTCCCCGATGCAAAAGCAGTGTTTTTGAAACAACATGAAACGCTTGAAATAAACTATGGAGTAGATAAATGGAATATTCAACGTCATATAAGTGAGGAAATGTTCTACCTTGAAAACGTAGGACAGATGTTTTCGCAAAAGTCTATTTACTACACCAGTTTTGAAGACATTAAGGATTTAAAAGCCTATACAAAAGTGCCTTATGCTAAAGGTAAAAAGACACTTTACAACGAAGTTCCCGTAGAAAAGATAGATACCAAAGATGTGATGATGGGCGGTATTTTCTATTCTGACCACAAAGAAAAAGTATTCACCTTTCCAGCCGTGAAAGAAGGAGCAATTACGTCGGTTTCTTATACCGAAGAAACGGATGAGCCTCGACTTTTGGGTGCATTTTTCTTTAGTTCCTATATCCCTGTACTTTCTTCCTCCTTCACCGTAAGTGTACCCGAAAATATAGAAATCACCTATAAGGTATTGGGAGAAAACACCGAAAACATACATTTTGCAGAGCACAAGAAAGGAGACATAAGGCATTACACTTGGACGGCAAAAAATCTTCCAAAACTGGAGCGTGAGGATAATGCACCGAGTACAAGCTATTATGCACCTCATGTAGTAGTTTATATCAAAAGTGGAACGTATGCTGACCAAACAGAAGAAATTATTACAGATGTTTCGGGTTTGTACAAATGGTACAACTATTTGGTGACCCAAACCGATAATGGAGAAGATACTCAATTGCAGAAAGTGGTGAATGGACTTATGGACGGAACAGAAACGGAGGAAGAAAAGGTGAAAAAGATTTTTCAATGGGTGCAAAGTAATATCAAATATGTAGCTTTTGAAGATGGTTTGGGCGGTTTTATTCCAAGAGGTGCAGGAGATGTTTGCACCAAAAAATACGGTGACTGCAAAGACATGAGCAATATTTTGGTGAAAATGTTGGATATTGCAGGCTTGAAAGCCTACCATACTTGGATTGGCTCTCGTGACAAGCCTTATTCTTACTACGATGTACCAACTCCTATTGCAGACAACCACATGATTGCAGCGATAGAACTGAACGGAGAAATGGTGTTTTTGGATGCAACGGGTGAATATTTGTCTTTTGGCTATCCTACTTCCATGATTCAAGGTAAGGAAGCTCTCATCGGCATTGATGCTGATAACTTCAAGATTATCAAAGTACCTATCATTCCGAAAGAGAAAAACGTACTTTCAGAAACGGTAGAAGTGAGCATTGAAGGAAAGGATCTAAAAGGTTCGGCGGATTCGAAGTACATTGGTTACAAAAAAATATTTGCAGAATATGCACGATTGAGAGCTGAGGCTGATGGATCGAGTGACAAATTTTTCAACGCTTATCTCCAAAAAGGAACGAATAAGTTTGAAATCACCAAGATTGAAGAAAGTGGTTTTTACAGTCGAAACGATAATATTGATCTAAAGTATGACTTTAAGATACCTGATTACGTCAAAAAAGCAGGTGACAAACTGTATGTGAATCTCAATCTGAACCGCAAGTATAGCGACCAAGATATTGACTTGGAAAAACGAAAACTGGACAAAGAACGGGACTTCAAACAAATAGAACGCGCTACTTATCAACTGAATATCCCTGACGGTTATACGGTTGAATATTTGCCAGAAGCGAGTAGTTTTCAAGATGAAGAGTTTGGTTTTGACATTCGATATGAACAAAAGGACAATATGATTACCCTACATTCTGAAGTATATATCAATCACTTGATGCTCAAAAAAAGCAAGTTTGAGGAATGGAACAAAATGATTGATGCCATTTCAAAGGCCTATCAAGATGTGGTAGTATTGAAGAATATGAAGGATAATGGGTAA
- a CDS encoding transposase: MLPDCKIQKVHEIKSLLKKNNIVDALARAYEPFQLKSLCYPLDLLKTQGYPISVLMLTLLLLPFLGVDSIHGFSNGAYSHVFEGAKDCLYRLKNNEWINWRKLLYRFNKRYNELADKHMVKLSEEERKGMKPKYKCLTADDSPVNHTGKTIEGISKVHDHSLKCTVLGFKLLVLGYFDGINFRPLDFSLHREGQNRQRYRFGLPVRALKKQYRKIRAKLSAGYERFKELDRDKNSQLISMIKRALKHGYVPDYVLFDAWFCCEKTLKAIRLLRQGVIHIVAACKMGNAKYNYLSKEMSAGQILKTLRKVHKRKPKRCRLLGCYYYTVVVDYKGMEVKLFFVRYTKRSKWRLLLTTQTSLRFTQAMEIYAIRWSIEVFFKEVKQLLGIQKCASRDFDAHIAHTTLTLIQYVMLSLHKRFSDYETIGGLFRAIRDQYIQATIAQRLWQIMISILTRLVQKIECDMELVLQLIIHDNDFRQLFSGMVQLKVQDE; encoded by the coding sequence ATGCTGCCTGATTGCAAGATACAAAAAGTACACGAAATTAAAAGCCTACTGAAAAAAAATAATATTGTAGATGCTTTAGCCCGAGCTTATGAACCCTTTCAATTGAAAAGCTTGTGCTATCCCTTAGACTTACTCAAAACCCAAGGTTATCCTATTTCTGTGCTAATGCTCACACTGCTGCTGCTTCCTTTTTTGGGAGTCGATAGTATTCATGGATTCTCGAATGGTGCTTACAGTCATGTTTTTGAAGGAGCAAAAGATTGTTTGTATCGTTTAAAAAACAATGAATGGATAAATTGGCGTAAGCTTCTATACCGATTTAATAAACGCTATAATGAGCTGGCTGACAAACATATGGTGAAATTGAGTGAGGAGGAAAGAAAAGGGATGAAACCGAAGTACAAGTGTTTGACTGCTGATGATAGCCCAGTGAACCATACAGGCAAAACCATCGAAGGTATCAGTAAAGTTCATGACCATTCTCTCAAATGTACTGTTTTGGGCTTCAAACTCTTGGTCTTAGGCTATTTTGATGGAATCAACTTTCGACCTTTAGATTTTTCCTTGCACCGAGAAGGGCAAAATCGCCAACGCTATCGTTTTGGTTTACCTGTTAGGGCGCTCAAAAAACAATATCGTAAAATTAGAGCTAAATTATCGGCAGGTTATGAACGGTTTAAGGAATTGGATAGGGATAAGAATAGCCAACTAATCAGCATGATAAAAAGAGCATTGAAACATGGATATGTACCTGATTATGTGTTGTTTGATGCTTGGTTCTGCTGCGAAAAAACATTGAAGGCTATCCGTTTACTTCGACAAGGAGTCATTCACATAGTGGCTGCTTGTAAAATGGGCAATGCCAAATACAACTATTTATCCAAAGAAATGTCAGCTGGGCAGATTTTAAAAACATTGCGAAAAGTTCATAAACGTAAGCCCAAAAGATGCCGCCTACTTGGGTGTTATTATTATACCGTGGTGGTGGATTATAAAGGTATGGAAGTCAAGTTGTTTTTTGTTAGGTATACTAAACGAAGCAAATGGAGACTTTTACTGACTACCCAAACAAGCCTTCGTTTTACTCAGGCTATGGAAATCTATGCTATTCGATGGTCTATTGAGGTCTTTTTCAAAGAAGTAAAGCAACTTTTAGGTATTCAAAAATGTGCTTCCAGAGATTTTGATGCTCATATTGCTCATACCACTTTAACTTTGATTCAATATGTTATGTTGAGTTTGCATAAACGCTTTTCAGATTATGAAACGATTGGCGGCTTATTCAGAGCTATCAGAGACCAATATATTCAAGCAACGATTGCTCAAAGGCTGTGGCAAATCATGATTTCTATTCTCACACGATTGGTTCAAAAGATAGAATGTGATATGGAACTGGTCTTGCAGTTAATTATTCATGACAACGATTTCAGGCAATTATTTTCGGGTATGGTGCAGCTTAAAGTACAAGATGAATAG
- a CDS encoding DUF3857 domain-containing protein, whose product MKTMFKKIIFPFVLLFLTFSAMAQKYTHQDYDWAETPELHAFSEADMQKSAIILKDVRILEFVYTDLGDLNLFETKHKIVKVNEDKAIEAYNKVFVSMRDVEDFTVLKARAISPDGKITELNRDNIKELKDVETYGAFKIFAIEGVEKGGEIEYIYTTKQDVREPFGRIVFQSDVEVKEVVFKLISPSNLVFETQSYNGFPKLTETEGEETRTIKATVKDIPALLEEDYATYESNLMKVDYKLSYNNAGLKKKELYSWTEAAQYFGSILVNDSEEATEMLKKELKALKVKKMGEEQKIKTIENYVKDNFSLEANAGAEYGQVEKILVNKFASEFGLNRLFAAFLQVAEIDFEVVLTSNRFQSKFDKDFTSWTNLTDIIFYFPKYDSYVTAPMIQYRYGYAPYQMAENYGLFFKLGENPSPEVRYISMPGADKSVNKIDAHITFDKDFNAKMNVFNAWTGYRASEFRTIHKYDENFMKSRVLSGLEGAKMLNLAVKNEDLADNAKGGKTFESDTELDVSSLVEKAGNSYLFRLGEVIGSQVELYQEHERQNAIEMQYPTYYDRSISFEIPEGYTVEGLEDAKINTYVEIDGEKVNGFESDYTIEGNTVTINADEFYHTISLPKETYEDFRKVINAAADFNKVVLVLEKKVD is encoded by the coding sequence ATGAAAACCATGTTCAAAAAAATCATTTTCCCTTTTGTGCTATTGTTTCTTACTTTTTCTGCAATGGCGCAAAAATATACCCATCAAGACTACGATTGGGCAGAAACTCCTGAATTGCACGCATTTTCAGAAGCAGATATGCAAAAATCGGCCATTATCCTAAAAGATGTGCGCATTTTGGAATTTGTGTACACCGATTTAGGCGATCTAAACCTCTTTGAAACCAAACACAAAATCGTGAAGGTGAACGAAGACAAAGCCATTGAAGCTTACAATAAGGTGTTTGTGTCAATGCGGGATGTGGAAGATTTCACCGTTCTAAAAGCTCGGGCGATTTCACCAGATGGTAAGATTACGGAACTGAACCGTGACAATATCAAGGAATTGAAGGATGTAGAAACCTACGGTGCTTTCAAAATTTTTGCCATTGAAGGGGTAGAAAAAGGAGGTGAAATTGAATACATCTACACAACCAAACAAGATGTGAGAGAACCTTTTGGCAGGATTGTATTTCAGTCAGATGTAGAAGTAAAAGAAGTTGTGTTCAAGCTCATTTCTCCTTCTAATTTGGTTTTTGAAACCCAATCCTACAATGGTTTCCCGAAATTGACCGAAACCGAGGGCGAAGAAACCCGCACGATTAAGGCAACTGTCAAAGACATTCCCGCACTTTTGGAAGAAGACTATGCAACCTATGAATCCAACTTGATGAAGGTAGATTACAAGTTGTCTTACAACAATGCAGGACTGAAGAAAAAAGAATTGTATTCGTGGACAGAAGCAGCGCAGTATTTTGGAAGTATCTTGGTAAATGACTCTGAGGAGGCTACCGAGATGCTGAAAAAAGAACTGAAAGCACTGAAAGTGAAAAAAATGGGTGAAGAGCAAAAAATCAAAACCATCGAAAACTATGTGAAAGACAATTTTTCTTTGGAGGCGAATGCGGGAGCGGAATACGGTCAAGTGGAGAAAATTTTGGTCAATAAATTTGCAAGTGAGTTTGGATTGAACCGCCTTTTTGCGGCCTTTTTGCAGGTGGCAGAGATTGATTTTGAAGTAGTGCTGACCAGCAATCGGTTTCAGTCTAAATTTGACAAAGACTTCACGAGTTGGACCAACCTCACAGACATCATTTTTTACTTTCCAAAATATGATAGCTATGTAACTGCACCGATGATTCAATACCGCTATGGTTATGCACCTTATCAAATGGCGGAAAACTATGGTTTGTTCTTCAAATTGGGTGAAAACCCTTCTCCAGAAGTGCGCTATATCTCGATGCCAGGAGCTGATAAAAGCGTCAATAAAATAGATGCACACATTACCTTCGACAAGGACTTCAATGCCAAAATGAATGTCTTCAATGCGTGGACGGGCTACCGTGCGTCGGAGTTTCGCACCATCCACAAATACGACGAAAACTTCATGAAAAGTCGGGTGTTGTCGGGTTTGGAAGGTGCAAAAATGCTGAATCTTGCGGTGAAAAATGAAGACTTGGCGGATAATGCCAAAGGCGGCAAAACCTTTGAGTCGGACACTGAATTGGATGTGAGTTCTTTGGTCGAAAAAGCGGGCAATAGTTACTTGTTCCGTTTGGGTGAGGTAATTGGCTCACAAGTCGAACTCTATCAGGAGCATGAACGCCAAAATGCCATCGAAATGCAGTATCCTACCTACTACGACCGTTCTATTTCTTTTGAGATTCCAGAGGGTTATACGGTGGAAGGTTTGGAGGATGCCAAAATCAATACCTATGTCGAGATTGATGGCGAAAAGGTGAATGGTTTTGAATCGGATTATACGATTGAAGGAAATACGGTGACTATCAATGCGGATGAATTCTATCACACGATTTCTTTGCCGAAAGAAACGTATGAAGATTTCCGCAAGGTCATCAATGCGGCGGCTGACTTCAATAAGGTGGTTTTGGTCTTGGAGAAGAAGGTGGATTGA
- a CDS encoding PKD domain-containing protein, protein MKYSITKFTIALFLCSLSSIALTNNTPKTNNETECQIEVAFEYAVENLRVQFNNASMGDYNQLQWDFGDQVQSEEINPTHEYSKEGMYRFCVTATNSLTDCSKQYCAEVYVFE, encoded by the coding sequence ATGAAATACTCAATAACCAAATTCACAATTGCCCTTTTCCTCTGTAGTCTTTCTTCAATTGCATTGACCAACAATACTCCCAAAACCAATAACGAAACCGAGTGTCAAATTGAAGTAGCCTTCGAATATGCAGTAGAAAATCTACGTGTGCAGTTCAACAATGCTTCAATGGGGGATTACAATCAACTTCAATGGGATTTTGGTGATCAAGTTCAATCAGAAGAAATCAATCCAACACATGAATACAGCAAAGAAGGAATGTATCGCTTTTGTGTAACAGCAACCAATTCTCTTACCGATTGCAGCAAACAATACTGTGCAGAAGTATATGTTTTTGAATAG
- a CDS encoding ADP-ribosylglycohydrolase family protein, which translates to MESNKVIDALLGVAIGDAVGVPFEFSSKDKMKSNPAKGMIGYGTYNLPKGTWSDDSSLTFCLAESLINGYDLEDVSKKFIRWKNEAYWSARGKVFDIGMTTAKAISRLEKLIEDGDIEELKKQKYHGNEYDNGNGSLMRIIPLLFYIKGKPIT; encoded by the coding sequence ATGGAATCAAATAAAGTAATAGATGCATTATTAGGAGTTGCTATAGGCGATGCCGTTGGCGTTCCATTTGAATTTAGTTCAAAAGATAAAATGAAATCCAATCCAGCCAAGGGAATGATTGGATATGGAACTTACAATCTACCAAAAGGAACTTGGTCTGATGATAGTTCATTGACTTTTTGTTTAGCAGAATCCTTAATCAATGGATATGATTTAGAAGATGTTTCAAAAAAATTCATTAGATGGAAAAATGAAGCGTATTGGTCTGCAAGAGGAAAGGTATTTGATATTGGAATGACAACAGCAAAAGCGATTTCAAGATTGGAGAAGTTAATAGAAGATGGTGATATAGAGGAATTAAAAAAGCAAAAGTATCATGGAAATGAGTATGATAACGGCAATGGCTCATTAATGCGAATAATTCCTTTACTTTTTTATATAAAAGGAAAACCAATTACTTAA
- a CDS encoding prolyl oligopeptidase family serine peptidase, whose amino-acid sequence MKYFGILAIMFFTITLKAQSFTGSIAYEQTIFNYHIKLTEIEKQTTAFFSSIEMNAYEIPCQNTTFDKDSLKFYVISDYYTYEYKFLLHGKDFKGQLKVSSNETEQLLNTFETNLIRENTTVSEIIEKQELTFTSNNIKLYGTLWKPKNPINKGLFFVTSSQGNDRSGTNAEASYFTNLGYTVFNYDKRGTGKSEGEWQSATIEELCSDDMNAIAFFAKAAMLPLSEIGIKGSSQGGIKIPYILSKIPELKFGISISCPRGTLLESDLNNWKNSNTSQIGQENIDVAAKIQKAGYDYLANNLSYKKLNSIKTKYMNQFWFKYIWIPDENIQKDYKLNFSGLPYFKKISQPILVIQGLSDKIIPEDSYRVIENALKKSKSKNYEILTFENTTHSMMYLDKEFPYFQLLTHDYLNVITNWLKKI is encoded by the coding sequence ATGAAGTATTTTGGAATTTTAGCAATTATGTTTTTTACGATAACACTAAAGGCACAGTCCTTTACAGGCAGTATTGCTTATGAACAAACAATCTTTAACTATCATATAAAGCTTACAGAAATAGAAAAACAGACAACGGCATTTTTTTCAAGTATAGAGATGAATGCTTATGAAATACCTTGTCAAAACACAACTTTTGACAAAGATTCGCTGAAGTTTTATGTGATTAGTGATTATTATACTTATGAATATAAGTTCTTACTGCATGGTAAAGATTTCAAAGGACAACTAAAAGTTTCTTCAAATGAAACAGAACAATTATTAAACACCTTTGAAACCAACTTGATTCGAGAAAACACAACAGTATCTGAAATAATTGAAAAACAGGAATTAACCTTCACTTCAAATAATATTAAGCTTTATGGCACATTATGGAAACCGAAAAATCCAATCAATAAGGGTTTGTTTTTCGTGACCTCTTCTCAAGGTAATGACCGAAGTGGAACCAACGCAGAAGCCTCATATTTCACTAATTTAGGTTATACCGTTTTTAATTATGATAAAAGAGGTACGGGAAAATCAGAAGGCGAATGGCAATCGGCAACCATAGAAGAACTGTGTTCAGACGATATGAATGCTATTGCCTTTTTTGCAAAAGCTGCAATGCTTCCGCTCTCTGAAATTGGAATAAAAGGAAGTAGTCAAGGCGGTATAAAAATACCATATATATTGTCAAAAATACCTGAACTCAAATTTGGAATTTCAATAAGTTGCCCAAGAGGAACACTTTTAGAGAGTGATTTAAACAATTGGAAAAATTCAAATACCTCTCAAATTGGTCAAGAAAATATAGATGTAGCTGCAAAAATTCAAAAAGCAGGATATGATTATTTGGCAAATAATTTAAGCTACAAAAAATTAAATTCAATTAAAACTAAATATATGAATCAGTTTTGGTTTAAATATATTTGGATTCCTGACGAAAATATTCAAAAAGATTACAAGTTAAACTTTAGTGGATTGCCTTATTTTAAAAAAATCAGTCAGCCTATATTAGTAATTCAAGGGCTATCGGATAAAATAATACCTGAAGATAGTTATAGGGTAATAGAAAATGCTTTAAAAAAATCTAAATCAAAAAATTACGAGATTTTGACTTTTGAAAACACTACACATTCAATGATGTATTTAGATAAAGAATTTCCTTATTTTCAATTATTAACACACGATTATTTAAACGTAATTACTAATTGGCTTAAAAAAATCTAA
- a CDS encoding ADP-ribosylglycohydrolase family protein — protein sequence MLTFLSGDAKLKPIKEQFEVIWEISALTHRHIRAAMSCLIYLKLAEKLLEGKDKEIAYSEMRNDISRFWEEMGFSEIERQHFKRVVQQDIREVEIDDLKSGGYVIEVLESSIWFFLNKNSYKEIILSIINIGHDTDTSAAIAGGLAGIYYGQKGIPEYWIASIARMEDILKLGEKLNTKYYV from the coding sequence ATGCTTACTTTTTTAAGTGGCGATGCGAAACTTAAACCAATTAAAGAACAATTTGAAGTCATATGGGAAATATCTGCATTAACTCACAGACATATAAGGGCAGCAATGAGTTGCTTAATATATTTGAAGTTAGCAGAAAAATTACTTGAAGGAAAAGACAAAGAAATTGCCTATTCAGAAATGAGGAATGACATATCAAGATTTTGGGAAGAAATGGGTTTTTCAGAAATAGAAAGACAACACTTCAAAAGAGTAGTTCAGCAAGACATAAGAGAAGTGGAAATAGATGACTTGAAATCAGGAGGATATGTAATTGAAGTTCTCGAATCGAGTATATGGTTTTTTCTGAATAAAAACTCATATAAAGAAATAATATTGTCGATAATAAATATTGGACATGATACTGATACCTCTGCTGCAATAGCAGGAGGTCTCGCTGGAATTTATTATGGACAAAAAGGAATTCCAGAATATTGGATTGCTTCAATTGCAAGAATGGAAGATATACTGAAATTAGGTGAGAAATTAAACACAAAATACTATGTATAA
- a CDS encoding PKD domain-containing protein, which produces MKNFIFHIITTFTLALFITITTFASVGINNTTEEIIDLNMVAETSSAFLDKAPIYDKEVCDLDMLFDLEIEGLTVSFTNKAVGEFSRVEWTFGDGATADLTDAAHTYEKAGIYYFTAIIHNPETGCVDFVGGNYYIQSNKLQKVTQEDVNSTKVVNLFE; this is translated from the coding sequence ATGAAAAATTTCATCTTCCATATCATCACAACTTTCACCTTAGCTCTTTTTATCACAATTACTACTTTCGCAAGTGTAGGTATTAACAATACAACGGAGGAAATCATTGACTTAAACATGGTTGCCGAAACAAGCAGCGCATTTTTGGACAAAGCACCGATTTATGACAAAGAAGTGTGTGATTTGGATATGTTGTTTGATTTAGAAATTGAAGGTTTGACTGTTAGTTTCACAAACAAAGCAGTAGGTGAATTTTCGAGAGTAGAATGGACTTTTGGCGACGGTGCTACGGCAGATTTAACTGATGCCGCACATACCTACGAAAAAGCAGGCATTTATTACTTCACTGCCATCATTCACAATCCTGAAACTGGCTGCGTTGATTTTGTAGGTGGCAATTACTACATCCAAAGCAATAAATTGCAGAAAGTAACCCAAGAAGATGTTAATAGTACAAAAGTTGTGAATCTGTTTGAGTAA